In Misgurnus anguillicaudatus unplaced genomic scaffold, ASM2758022v2 HiC_scaffold_31, whole genome shotgun sequence, a single window of DNA contains:
- the LOC141362950 gene encoding T-lymphocyte surface antigen Ly-9-like, whose amino-acid sequence MCLCAGVFGDEVKSVSVMEGDSLTLQTHITEIQRDDRILWKFGPQETRIAEINKEDNIISINGDVLDGRFRDRLQLNNQTGDLIITNITTQHTGVYQINIRGIKMTSHRFNVIVYAHLPAPVITSNSSKCSSSSSSNCSLLCSVLNVRDVSLSWYKGNSLLSIISVSDLNIRLSLSLEVEYQDTNTYRCVLNNTITNQTQHLNITHLCQTCSDTTGVIISVIYLLIFSYNNLFYYLL is encoded by the exons atgtgtttgtgtgcaggtgtgtttggtgatgaagtgaagtcagtgtcagtgatggagggagattctcttACTCTACAAACTCATATTACTGAAATACAGAGAGATGATCGGATACTGTGGAAGTTTGGACCGCAAGAGACTCGTATAGCTGAAATCAACAAAGAGGATAATATAATCTCAATAAATGGTGATGTTCTTGATGGtagattcagagacagactgcagttaaataatcagactggagatctcatcatcacaaacatcacaactcaaCACACTGGAGTATATCAAATAAACATCAGAGGCATCAAAATGACCTCACACAGATTTAATGTTATtgtctatg CTCATCTGCCCGCTCCTGTCATCACCAGTAACTCTTCAAAATGTTCATCATCATCAAGTTCaaattgttcattattgtgttcagtgttgaatgtgagagatgtgagtctgtcctggtataaaggaaacagtttattgtccatcatcagtgtgtctgatctcaacatcagactctctctatctctggaggttgaatatcaggatacaaacacatacagatgtgtactcaacaataccatcacaaaccaaactcaacatctcaacatcacTCATCTCTGTCAGACGTGTTCAGATACAACAGGTGTGATTATTAGTGTTATTTACTTACTCATATTCAGTTACAAtaatctattttattatttattgtag